The following are from one region of the Erwinia billingiae Eb661 genome:
- the eptA gene encoding phosphoethanolamine transferase EptA: MSLSSILKRPTLSRVAFLILFSVYIAVFLNIAYYRQVLANLPLTSFHNLLVFFSMPVVAFSVINILLTIASFIWLDRILIAIFILVSASAQYFIMNYGIIIDRSMITNMLDTTPSETLALVTPQLLFAILVLGLLMVIVAFWIKIKKTQPVWKSLVFRLASLVVSVALIALVATFFYKDYASLFRNDKELVKSLSPSNSIVASYSYYSHHKLDNLPLVKIGEDAKQNPKMLAGPKKTLTILVLGETSRADNFSLSGYGRDTNPLLAKDNVFYFPHTTSCGTATAVSVPCMFSNMPRAHYDEELASHQEGLLDVIQRAGINVLWKENDGGCKGACDRVPHEDVTSLDLPGMCIEGECHDEILFNKLEDYIKNLKGNGVIVLHTIGSHGPTYYHRYPASFRKFTPTCDTNEIQTCSSEQLVNTYDNTILYIDYIVDKAITVLKQNDANFTTSLVYLSDHGESLGESGVYLHGMPYAIAPVQQKHVPMLIWLSEDYKKRFGINETCLKKEAANNNYSQDNLFSTLLGLTGTETKEYVPSDDILASCR; the protein is encoded by the coding sequence ATGTCACTGTCATCGATTCTGAAACGGCCCACGCTCAGTCGGGTTGCCTTCCTGATATTGTTTTCCGTTTATATCGCCGTATTCCTCAATATTGCCTATTACCGGCAGGTGCTGGCCAACTTGCCGCTGACCTCATTCCATAACCTGTTGGTCTTTTTTTCGATGCCGGTGGTGGCATTTAGCGTGATTAATATCCTGCTAACCATTGCCTCCTTTATATGGCTCGACCGCATTCTTATTGCCATTTTTATTCTGGTCTCAGCATCAGCCCAATATTTCATTATGAATTACGGGATTATCATCGATCGTTCAATGATAACCAATATGCTGGACACCACGCCTTCCGAGACGCTGGCATTAGTGACCCCGCAACTGTTATTCGCCATCTTAGTCCTTGGCCTGTTGATGGTGATTGTGGCGTTTTGGATAAAAATTAAAAAAACGCAGCCGGTGTGGAAGAGTTTGGTTTTTCGTCTGGCCAGCCTGGTGGTCTCGGTGGCGTTGATTGCTCTCGTTGCCACCTTCTTTTATAAAGATTACGCCTCGTTATTCCGCAACGATAAAGAGCTGGTGAAATCGCTATCGCCTTCCAACAGTATCGTCGCGTCCTATTCTTATTACTCTCACCACAAGCTGGATAATCTGCCATTGGTGAAAATAGGCGAAGATGCGAAACAAAATCCAAAAATGCTGGCCGGCCCGAAGAAGACCCTGACCATTTTGGTGCTCGGTGAAACCTCGCGTGCCGATAATTTCTCGTTATCTGGCTACGGCCGTGATACCAACCCGTTGCTGGCGAAAGATAACGTCTTCTATTTCCCTCATACGACGTCATGTGGCACCGCCACCGCGGTTTCCGTGCCGTGCATGTTCTCGAATATGCCCAGAGCCCATTACGATGAAGAACTGGCCAGTCATCAGGAAGGCCTGTTGGATGTGATTCAGCGTGCGGGAATTAACGTCTTGTGGAAAGAAAATGATGGCGGCTGCAAAGGGGCTTGCGATCGTGTTCCCCATGAAGATGTCACCAGCCTGGATTTACCCGGCATGTGCATTGAGGGTGAGTGCCACGATGAGATCCTGTTTAATAAGCTCGAGGATTATATTAAAAATCTGAAAGGCAACGGCGTCATTGTGCTGCACACCATCGGTAGCCATGGCCCGACCTACTATCATCGTTATCCTGCCAGCTTCCGTAAGTTCACGCCAACCTGTGATACGAACGAGATCCAGACCTGCAGCAGCGAGCAGCTGGTAAATACCTATGACAACACCATTCTGTATATCGATTATATTGTCGATAAAGCCATCACGGTGTTGAAGCAGAACGATGCGAATTTCACTACCAGCCTGGTCTATCTGTCCGACCACGGCGAGTCGCTGGGTGAAAGTGGCGTCTATCTGCACGGTATGCCGTATGCCATTGCGCCGGTTCAACAAAAGCATGTGCCGATGCTGATCTGGCTGTCGGAAGATTACAAAAAACGCTTTGGTATTAATGAGACCTGTCTGAAGAAAGAGGCGGCGAACAACAACTATTCTCAGGATAATCTGTTCTCCACCCTGCTGGGGCTCACGGGGACCGAGACCAAAGAATATGTGCCGTCTGATGACATTCTTGCAAGCTGCCGCTGA
- a CDS encoding glutathione S-transferase family protein: MLKVWGRKTSSNVQAVMWCIAELGLPCERVDIGHKYGGNDTAEFLAMNPNGTVPVIRDGEGEPLWETGAILRYLANRYADRTFWPADIAQRAAVDKWAEWAKINVAHSFTAPLFWRVVRTAEKDRDYPAIAAALSVLNSKLAIAEAQLNQHAYLAGNELTLADIQFGHLLFRYFDIELARTPFPAVEAYYQRLQLRPAFVEHVMVSYEDLRVT, from the coding sequence ATGCTGAAAGTCTGGGGCAGAAAAACCTCTTCCAACGTGCAGGCGGTGATGTGGTGCATTGCAGAGTTGGGATTACCCTGTGAACGGGTGGATATTGGCCATAAGTACGGTGGCAACGACACGGCAGAATTTCTGGCCATGAACCCGAATGGCACCGTACCGGTGATCCGTGACGGGGAAGGGGAACCGCTATGGGAAACCGGCGCTATCCTGCGTTATCTCGCCAATCGTTATGCTGACAGGACGTTCTGGCCGGCGGATATTGCACAACGCGCGGCAGTGGATAAGTGGGCAGAGTGGGCCAAGATCAACGTGGCCCACAGCTTTACTGCTCCCCTGTTCTGGCGAGTGGTCAGAACGGCGGAAAAAGATCGCGATTATCCGGCCATTGCGGCAGCGCTGTCAGTGTTGAATAGCAAACTGGCAATTGCCGAGGCGCAGTTAAACCAACATGCCTATCTGGCGGGAAATGAACTGACGCTGGCCGATATTCAGTTTGGCCATCTGCTGTTCCGTTATTTCGATATTGAACTCGCCCGCACGCCATTTCCGGCCGTCGAGGCGTATTATCAGCGCCTGCAGCTGCGGCCCGCTTTTGTCGAGCACGTGATGGTTTCCTATGAGGATTTGCGGGTAACCTGA
- a CDS encoding small membrane protein YohP, with the protein MKLILWIIAIIFIVGLLTITGVFKILF; encoded by the coding sequence ATGAAGCTAATACTTTGGATTATTGCGATTATTTTTATTGTTGGTTTATTGACCATCACAGGCGTGTTCAAAATTCTGTTCTAA
- the pagP gene encoding lipid IV(A) palmitoyltransferase PagP: MCFAPFAGAITLATGISSTWTAFTDNVSETWNTPDNYDVYLPAVTWHNRLTYDSDKTDRYNERPWGAGGGISHYDEKGNWNGLYLMAFKDSYNKWEPIGGYGWEKTWRPLNDQDFHLGLGYTAGVTARDNWKYIPIPLVLPLASIGYSKATFQMTYIPGTYNNGNVYFAWFRWQF, from the coding sequence CTGTGTTTTGCGCCTTTTGCCGGGGCGATCACCCTGGCGACCGGTATCTCAAGTACCTGGACGGCGTTTACTGACAACGTCAGCGAAACCTGGAACACCCCTGATAACTACGATGTGTATCTTCCCGCTGTCACCTGGCATAACCGACTGACCTACGACAGTGATAAAACCGACCGATACAATGAACGTCCCTGGGGAGCTGGTGGCGGGATTTCCCATTACGATGAGAAAGGGAACTGGAACGGCCTCTATCTGATGGCATTTAAGGACTCCTATAATAAATGGGAACCGATCGGCGGTTACGGCTGGGAAAAGACCTGGCGACCGTTGAACGATCAGGATTTTCACCTCGGTTTAGGCTACACCGCAGGGGTGACGGCGCGTGATAACTGGAAGTACATTCCCATCCCTTTAGTGCTGCCCTTAGCATCAATAGGTTACAGCAAGGCGACTTTCCAGATGACTTATATACCAGGCACTTACAATAACGGAAACGTTTACTTTGCCTGGTTCCGCTGGCAGTTTTAG
- the cspE gene encoding transcription antiterminator/RNA stability regulator CspE: MSKIKGSVKWFNESKGFGFITPEDGSKDVFVHFSAIQSNGFKTLAEGQRVEFEITNGAKGPSAANVAAI, encoded by the coding sequence ATGTCTAAGATTAAAGGTAGCGTTAAGTGGTTTAATGAGTCCAAAGGATTCGGTTTCATTACTCCTGAAGATGGTAGCAAAGACGTGTTCGTACACTTCTCTGCCATCCAGAGCAATGGTTTCAAAACTCTGGCTGAAGGTCAGCGCGTAGAGTTCGAAATCACCAACGGTGCCAAAGGCCCATCTGCTGCTAACGTTGCCGCTATTTAA
- a CDS encoding GNAT family N-acetyltransferase, whose protein sequence is MKIRLAEANDSFALSALLAELGYENTEGFIERRLAQLIDDQTEELLVAVYGNTVLGFLSLHFIPQLALAGDFARVSYFCVAEGERSKGAGQKLLQHAEQVAKQRGCDRMEVHCNAHRIKANAFYAREGYSESPRYLIKDLNE, encoded by the coding sequence ATGAAAATCCGTCTGGCGGAAGCCAATGACAGTTTTGCCCTGAGTGCCCTGTTAGCCGAACTGGGCTACGAGAATACCGAAGGGTTTATTGAACGGCGTCTTGCACAGCTGATTGATGACCAGACCGAGGAGCTGTTGGTTGCCGTTTATGGCAACACGGTGCTGGGTTTCCTGTCTTTACACTTTATTCCCCAGCTGGCGCTGGCCGGTGATTTTGCCCGCGTTAGCTACTTCTGCGTGGCAGAAGGTGAGCGCAGCAAAGGCGCAGGACAAAAGTTGCTGCAGCATGCGGAACAGGTGGCAAAGCAGCGGGGTTGCGACCGGATGGAAGTCCATTGCAATGCGCACCGCATCAAAGCCAATGCGTTTTATGCCCGGGAAGGTTACAGCGAATCTCCCCGTTATCTGATCAAAGACCTCAACGAATAG
- a CDS encoding aminotransferase-like domain-containing protein codes for MTSTLDLRWFAERLTDASVKGIAGVTAGLIREGQIPIGTHLPSVRDLAEALGVSPATVSAAWGQLKRQKVIAGKGRSGVWVCGDNVTPRPVRFEKIGNYGDNIRADLAMASPDPTLMPDLQEAMRQGVLCPQLNSYQRDPISQPLLEAIKPDWPYQADAWLATEGGFAAMNTLVQTLFSPGEKVIIEDPTATRLLDILDNIGAEVMPLACDEHGPLPGALAMLLNKGATAFIYQPRTHSATGHTVSEARSEALAKVLMGTRTLIVEDDGIGELSVHPVWSLGRYFPERTLHVRSYSKAYGPDLRLAVLSGPSEHLKRIQSWRNFGAGWTSRITQQAVAWMINDPATQQQIQQAKAIYAKRRRELLSALAKRGLELPDRDGLSIFMPVQSEQFAMITLAARGIAVLPGERCRIGGIQFIRVSISMIQSDRIESIADALLLASGLDSNAIR; via the coding sequence ATGACCTCAACGCTGGACCTGCGCTGGTTTGCTGAACGCCTTACCGATGCTTCTGTTAAAGGGATTGCCGGGGTGACGGCGGGCCTGATTCGCGAAGGGCAAATCCCGATAGGCACGCATTTGCCTTCGGTTCGCGATCTCGCAGAAGCGTTAGGCGTCAGTCCGGCGACGGTTTCCGCCGCCTGGGGACAGTTAAAGCGGCAGAAGGTGATTGCCGGGAAAGGCCGCAGCGGCGTGTGGGTCTGTGGCGATAACGTCACGCCGAGGCCGGTGCGTTTTGAGAAGATCGGCAATTATGGCGACAATATCCGCGCCGATCTGGCCATGGCGTCCCCCGATCCGACGTTAATGCCCGATCTGCAGGAGGCGATGCGCCAGGGCGTTCTTTGCCCACAGCTCAACAGCTACCAGCGCGATCCGATCTCGCAGCCGTTGCTGGAGGCGATCAAACCGGACTGGCCTTACCAGGCCGACGCCTGGCTGGCGACCGAGGGGGGCTTTGCGGCGATGAATACCCTCGTGCAGACGCTGTTTTCGCCAGGAGAAAAGGTGATCATTGAGGATCCCACCGCCACCAGGCTGCTGGATATTCTGGACAATATTGGCGCCGAAGTGATGCCGCTGGCTTGTGATGAGCACGGCCCGCTGCCTGGCGCGCTGGCGATGTTACTGAATAAAGGCGCAACCGCCTTTATCTATCAGCCGAGGACGCACTCCGCCACCGGCCATACGGTCAGTGAAGCACGCAGCGAAGCGCTGGCGAAAGTGTTAATGGGTACGCGGACGTTGATTGTGGAAGATGATGGCATCGGCGAATTGTCGGTGCATCCGGTCTGGAGCCTGGGCCGTTATTTCCCGGAACGCACCCTGCACGTCCGTTCTTACTCCAAGGCTTACGGACCCGATCTGCGTCTGGCGGTCCTTTCTGGCCCGTCTGAGCACCTTAAGCGTATTCAGTCATGGCGCAATTTTGGCGCCGGCTGGACCAGCCGCATTACTCAGCAGGCAGTGGCATGGATGATTAACGATCCCGCGACCCAGCAGCAGATACAGCAGGCGAAAGCGATTTACGCTAAGCGTCGTCGCGAGCTGCTCAGCGCGCTGGCAAAGCGAGGCCTGGAACTGCCGGACCGTGATGGTCTGAGTATTTTTATGCCGGTGCAATCGGAGCAGTTTGCGATGATCACGCTGGCGGCACGCGGTATTGCCGTCCTGCCAGGGGAGCGCTGCCGCATTGGAGGGATTCAGTTTATCCGCGTCAGCATCTCAATGATCCAAAGTGACCGCATTGAGAGTATTGCCGACGCTCTGCTGCTGGCCAGTGGGCTGGACAGTAACGCTATTCGTTGA
- a CDS encoding substrate-binding domain-containing protein has translation MVTIRLAVRDWDYFTPLALGDIKPQGFALEVHRVGTLVGDLATSSEYDAAEISFSRYAQGRAKGDSSLLALPHILMRGFRQRCIITTEDNPIVSLEQLKGAKIGVTGWQDSGNTWTRAVLREAGVDIDDAYWFAGRLTADHPVVDRLNGFGRPGRIEAAPGEHPLIDLLRAGELDAVFTPFMPQGFFLKGSGLRQLQTDFRQAELDYFNRVGYIPGHHLLAFKSSFAEAHPDIPQQLSELIDQSAKMWNDKREKYADTTPWLLDDLRRTAQDLPADWNANGFDANKKMIADFGTELFEQGITSQCLTPEDLFPAVTKGSIR, from the coding sequence ATGGTCACGATCAGACTGGCAGTTAGAGATTGGGATTACTTCACGCCGCTGGCGCTGGGCGATATCAAACCGCAGGGGTTTGCGCTGGAAGTGCATCGCGTGGGTACGCTGGTCGGCGACCTGGCGACCAGCAGCGAGTATGACGCGGCAGAAATTTCCTTCAGCCGCTATGCTCAGGGCAGGGCAAAAGGTGACAGCTCCTTGCTCGCCTTGCCCCACATCCTGATGCGTGGCTTCCGCCAGCGTTGCATCATCACCACCGAAGACAACCCGATCGTCTCTCTTGAGCAGTTGAAGGGGGCCAAAATTGGCGTGACCGGCTGGCAGGATTCCGGCAATACCTGGACCCGTGCGGTCCTACGTGAAGCCGGCGTCGATATTGATGATGCTTACTGGTTTGCCGGTCGCCTGACGGCTGACCATCCCGTTGTTGACCGTCTGAACGGTTTTGGCCGTCCGGGCCGCATTGAAGCCGCACCCGGCGAGCACCCGTTGATCGACCTGCTGCGTGCCGGTGAACTGGATGCCGTCTTTACGCCGTTTATGCCACAGGGCTTCTTCCTGAAAGGCTCCGGCCTGCGCCAGTTGCAGACTGATTTCCGTCAGGCAGAACTGGATTACTTCAACCGGGTTGGCTATATCCCTGGCCATCACCTGCTGGCCTTTAAATCTTCCTTTGCCGAAGCCCATCCGGACATTCCTCAGCAGCTCAGCGAGCTGATCGATCAATCGGCCAAAATGTGGAACGACAAGCGCGAAAAGTATGCTGATACCACCCCCTGGTTGTTGGACGATTTGCGACGCACCGCGCAGGATTTACCTGCCGACTGGAACGCAAATGGTTTTGACGCTAACAAGAAGATGATTGCCGATTTCGGCACAGAGCTTTTTGAGCAGGGAATCACTTCTCAATGCCTTACGCCTGAGGATTTGTTCCCGGCCGTGACCAAAGGATCAATACGATGA
- a CDS encoding deaminated glutathione amidase, giving the protein MKVALGQFAVSREWQENAVTCTGLMAQALAGGADLLVLPEGVLARDIADPDLVLKAAQPLDGPFLTEVYAASRGNTLTTMMTVHVPTPDGRALNVLIAIRNGEIIARYDKLHLYDAFAMQESRNVTAGNEVPPLVEVAGMKVGLMTCYDVRFPEQARRLVLDGADVLVLPAAWVKGPLKEMHWEVLVTARALENTCYMVAVGECGPRNIGNSLVVDPLGVAIAKAAEAPALVFADLDPARIAHARHVLPVLENRRFARPELNKQ; this is encoded by the coding sequence ATGAAAGTTGCATTAGGACAGTTCGCAGTCAGCCGCGAGTGGCAGGAAAATGCCGTGACCTGCACCGGTTTAATGGCCCAGGCGCTGGCCGGTGGTGCCGATTTGCTGGTGTTACCGGAAGGCGTGCTGGCGCGTGATATTGCCGATCCTGATTTGGTGCTGAAGGCCGCACAGCCGCTCGATGGCCCGTTCCTGACGGAAGTCTATGCCGCCAGCCGTGGCAACACGTTGACCACGATGATGACCGTCCACGTGCCCACGCCCGATGGTCGTGCGCTGAACGTGCTGATCGCCATCCGTAACGGCGAAATCATCGCCCGCTACGACAAGCTGCATCTTTATGATGCCTTCGCGATGCAGGAATCCCGCAACGTCACGGCAGGCAATGAGGTTCCGCCGCTGGTTGAAGTTGCCGGCATGAAAGTTGGCCTGATGACCTGTTACGACGTGCGTTTCCCGGAGCAGGCGCGTCGCCTGGTGCTGGACGGTGCGGATGTGCTGGTGCTGCCGGCCGCCTGGGTTAAAGGCCCGTTAAAAGAGATGCATTGGGAAGTTCTGGTCACCGCCCGCGCGCTGGAAAATACCTGTTATATGGTGGCGGTCGGTGAGTGTGGTCCGCGCAATATCGGTAACAGCCTGGTGGTGGATCCGCTCGGCGTGGCGATTGCCAAAGCCGCTGAAGCCCCGGCGCTGGTCTTTGCCGATTTAGATCCGGCCCGTATTGCGCATGCGCGCCACGTGCTGCCGGTGTTGGAAAACCGCCGTTTCGCGCGTCCTGAATTGAATAAACAATAA